One Cucurbita pepo subsp. pepo cultivar mu-cu-16 chromosome LG07, ASM280686v2, whole genome shotgun sequence genomic region harbors:
- the LOC111799186 gene encoding uncharacterized protein LOC111799186 isoform X2 yields the protein MRFRKGSKVEVLSKKEVPSGSWRSAEIMSGSGHYYTVRYDKFEGGSNQTVVERVSRKAIRPCPPSLEVLENWIPGDVVEVFNDCSWKMATISEVLGKNNYLVRLLGSSSEFKVCKFDIRARRSWQDDKWVLMHKRSGNRGDDSKEDANASPRFYGLSSQIQKFQNVPNLDTWRRGSNYECSQAETMGRAGLKCRTLKKKQRYHKVVARNPSTLHEHVKSLVIQRGMLGGNIGDALDRTIISEMNCDRKKQMGVAYHSFAENFELNDADRATCSVGSCSVSNSDHRGLRCRVSIGHNEDTDGSTGDAESFCHLGYRTDNFLLPRDEPLEAEIHRVYPAIALSSSLYHLELCDISLGNIIDAFVPVFATVLIV from the exons ATGAGATTCAGGAAAGGAAGCAAAGTGGAAGTGCTAAGCAAGAAGGAGGTGCCTTCAGGCTCGTGGCGTTCGGCTGAGATTATGTCTGGCAGTGGTCACTATTATACTGTTAGATATGATAAATTCGAGGGTGGGAGTAATCAAACTGTTGTCGAGAGGGTATCTCGTAAGGCTATCAGGCCTTGTCCGCCTTCTCTGGAAGTTTTAGAGAATTGGATCCCTGGCGATGTTGTGGAGGTATTCAATGATTGTTCTTGGAAAATGGCTACGATTTCTGAGGTTTTGGGGAAGAACAACTATTTGGTTAGGTTACTTGGTTCTTCTAGTGAATTCAAGGTCTGCAAATTCGACATTCGGGCAAGAAGATCATGGCAAGATGACAAATGGGTTTTGATGCACAAG AGGTCTGGCAATCGTGGCGATGATAGCAAAGAAGATGCGAATGCAAGTCCTAGATTTTATGGTCTGAGCTCCCAAATTCAGAAATTCCAAAATGTTCCCAACTTAGACACTTGGAGAAGGGGATCAAACTATGAGTGTTCTCAAGCTGAAACAATGGGTAGAGCTGGCTTGAAATGTAGAacgttgaagaagaagcaaaggTATCATAAAGTTGTTGCTCGAAATCCATCCACGTTGCACGAGCATGTAAAATCACTAGTTATCCAAAGAGGTATGCTGGGGGGAAACATTGGAGATGCTTTGGATAGAACCATCATTTCTGAAATGAATTGTGATAGGAAGAAACAAATGGGCGTAGCTTACCATTCTTTTGCAGAAAACTTTGAACTAAATGATGCTGATAGAGCTACATGCTCTGTTGGTAGTTGCAGTGTCTCTAACAGCGATCACCGTGGGTTACGTTGTCGAGTTTCTATTGGCCACAATGAAGACACAGATGGTTCTACGGGTGATGCCGAATCTTTTTGTCATTTGGGATACAGAACTGACAATTTTCTTCTGCCCAGAGACGAGCCATTGGAAGCTGAAATCCATAG AGTCTATCCTGCGATAGCTTTATCATCATCATTGTACCACTTGGAACTCTGCGATATTTCACTTGGGAACATAATCGATGCATTTGTTCCAGTGTTCGCCACAGTTCTAATTGTGTAA
- the LOC111799186 gene encoding uncharacterized protein LOC111799186 isoform X4, protein MRFRKGSKVEVLSKKEVPSGSWRSAEIMSGSGHYYTVRYDKFEGGSNQTVVERVSRKAIRPCPPSLEVLENWIPGDVVEVFNDCSWKMATISEVLGKNNYLVRLLGSSSEFKVCKFDIRARRSWQDDKWVLMHKRSGNRGDDSKEDANASPRFYGLSSQIQKFQNVPNLDTWRRGSNYECSQAETMGRAGLKCRTLKKKQRYHKVVARNPSTLHEHVKSLVIQRVSLTAITVGYVVEFLLATMKTQMVLRVMPNLFVIWDTELTIFFCPETSHWKLKSIESILR, encoded by the exons ATGAGATTCAGGAAAGGAAGCAAAGTGGAAGTGCTAAGCAAGAAGGAGGTGCCTTCAGGCTCGTGGCGTTCGGCTGAGATTATGTCTGGCAGTGGTCACTATTATACTGTTAGATATGATAAATTCGAGGGTGGGAGTAATCAAACTGTTGTCGAGAGGGTATCTCGTAAGGCTATCAGGCCTTGTCCGCCTTCTCTGGAAGTTTTAGAGAATTGGATCCCTGGCGATGTTGTGGAGGTATTCAATGATTGTTCTTGGAAAATGGCTACGATTTCTGAGGTTTTGGGGAAGAACAACTATTTGGTTAGGTTACTTGGTTCTTCTAGTGAATTCAAGGTCTGCAAATTCGACATTCGGGCAAGAAGATCATGGCAAGATGACAAATGGGTTTTGATGCACAAG AGGTCTGGCAATCGTGGCGATGATAGCAAAGAAGATGCGAATGCAAGTCCTAGATTTTATGGTCTGAGCTCCCAAATTCAGAAATTCCAAAATGTTCCCAACTTAGACACTTGGAGAAGGGGATCAAACTATGAGTGTTCTCAAGCTGAAACAATGGGTAGAGCTGGCTTGAAATGTAGAacgttgaagaagaagcaaaggTATCATAAAGTTGTTGCTCGAAATCCATCCACGTTGCACGAGCATGTAAAATCACTAGTTATCCAAAGAG TGTCTCTAACAGCGATCACCGTGGGTTACGTTGTCGAGTTTCTATTGGCCACAATGAAGACACAGATGGTTCTACGGGTGATGCCGAATCTTTTTGTCATTTGGGATACAGAACTGACAATTTTCTTCTGCCCAGAGACGAGCCATTGGAAGCTGAAATCCATAG AGTCTATCCTGCGATAG
- the LOC111799186 gene encoding uncharacterized protein LOC111799186 isoform X3, producing MRFRKGSKVEVLSKKEVPSGSWRSAEIMSGSGHYYTVRYDKFEGGSNQTVVERVSRKAIRPCPPSLEVLENWIPGDVVEVFNDCSWKMATISEVLGKNNYLVRLLGSSSEFKVCKFDIRARRSWQDDKWVLMHKRSGNRGDDSKEDANASPRFYGLSSQIQKFQNVPNLDTWRRGSNYECSQAETMGRAGLKCRTLKKKQRYHKVVARNPSTLHEHVKSLVIQRVAVSLTAITVGYVVEFLLATMKTQMVLRVMPNLFVIWDTELTIFFCPETSHWKLKSIESILR from the exons ATGAGATTCAGGAAAGGAAGCAAAGTGGAAGTGCTAAGCAAGAAGGAGGTGCCTTCAGGCTCGTGGCGTTCGGCTGAGATTATGTCTGGCAGTGGTCACTATTATACTGTTAGATATGATAAATTCGAGGGTGGGAGTAATCAAACTGTTGTCGAGAGGGTATCTCGTAAGGCTATCAGGCCTTGTCCGCCTTCTCTGGAAGTTTTAGAGAATTGGATCCCTGGCGATGTTGTGGAGGTATTCAATGATTGTTCTTGGAAAATGGCTACGATTTCTGAGGTTTTGGGGAAGAACAACTATTTGGTTAGGTTACTTGGTTCTTCTAGTGAATTCAAGGTCTGCAAATTCGACATTCGGGCAAGAAGATCATGGCAAGATGACAAATGGGTTTTGATGCACAAG AGGTCTGGCAATCGTGGCGATGATAGCAAAGAAGATGCGAATGCAAGTCCTAGATTTTATGGTCTGAGCTCCCAAATTCAGAAATTCCAAAATGTTCCCAACTTAGACACTTGGAGAAGGGGATCAAACTATGAGTGTTCTCAAGCTGAAACAATGGGTAGAGCTGGCTTGAAATGTAGAacgttgaagaagaagcaaaggTATCATAAAGTTGTTGCTCGAAATCCATCCACGTTGCACGAGCATGTAAAATCACTAGTTATCCAAAGAG TTGCAGTGTCTCTAACAGCGATCACCGTGGGTTACGTTGTCGAGTTTCTATTGGCCACAATGAAGACACAGATGGTTCTACGGGTGATGCCGAATCTTTTTGTCATTTGGGATACAGAACTGACAATTTTCTTCTGCCCAGAGACGAGCCATTGGAAGCTGAAATCCATAG AGTCTATCCTGCGATAG
- the LOC111799186 gene encoding uncharacterized protein LOC111799186 isoform X1 — MRFRKGSKVEVLSKKEVPSGSWRSAEIMSGSGHYYTVRYDKFEGGSNQTVVERVSRKAIRPCPPSLEVLENWIPGDVVEVFNDCSWKMATISEVLGKNNYLVRLLGSSSEFKVCKFDIRARRSWQDDKWVLMHKRSGNRGDDSKEDANASPRFYGLSSQIQKFQNVPNLDTWRRGSNYECSQAETMGRAGLKCRTLKKKQRYHKVVARNPSTLHEHVKSLVIQRGMLGGNIGDALDRTIISEMNCDRKKQMGVAYHSFAENFELNDADRATCSVGSCSVSNSDHRGLRCRVSIGHNEDTDGSTGDAESFCHLGYRTDNFLLPRDEPLEAEIHRLELHAYRCTMEALYASGPLSWEKELLLTDLRLSLHISNDEHLMEIKNLVSTSISSR; from the exons ATGAGATTCAGGAAAGGAAGCAAAGTGGAAGTGCTAAGCAAGAAGGAGGTGCCTTCAGGCTCGTGGCGTTCGGCTGAGATTATGTCTGGCAGTGGTCACTATTATACTGTTAGATATGATAAATTCGAGGGTGGGAGTAATCAAACTGTTGTCGAGAGGGTATCTCGTAAGGCTATCAGGCCTTGTCCGCCTTCTCTGGAAGTTTTAGAGAATTGGATCCCTGGCGATGTTGTGGAGGTATTCAATGATTGTTCTTGGAAAATGGCTACGATTTCTGAGGTTTTGGGGAAGAACAACTATTTGGTTAGGTTACTTGGTTCTTCTAGTGAATTCAAGGTCTGCAAATTCGACATTCGGGCAAGAAGATCATGGCAAGATGACAAATGGGTTTTGATGCACAAG AGGTCTGGCAATCGTGGCGATGATAGCAAAGAAGATGCGAATGCAAGTCCTAGATTTTATGGTCTGAGCTCCCAAATTCAGAAATTCCAAAATGTTCCCAACTTAGACACTTGGAGAAGGGGATCAAACTATGAGTGTTCTCAAGCTGAAACAATGGGTAGAGCTGGCTTGAAATGTAGAacgttgaagaagaagcaaaggTATCATAAAGTTGTTGCTCGAAATCCATCCACGTTGCACGAGCATGTAAAATCACTAGTTATCCAAAGAGGTATGCTGGGGGGAAACATTGGAGATGCTTTGGATAGAACCATCATTTCTGAAATGAATTGTGATAGGAAGAAACAAATGGGCGTAGCTTACCATTCTTTTGCAGAAAACTTTGAACTAAATGATGCTGATAGAGCTACATGCTCTGTTGGTAGTTGCAGTGTCTCTAACAGCGATCACCGTGGGTTACGTTGTCGAGTTTCTATTGGCCACAATGAAGACACAGATGGTTCTACGGGTGATGCCGAATCTTTTTGTCATTTGGGATACAGAACTGACAATTTTCTTCTGCCCAGAGACGAGCCATTGGAAGCTGAAATCCATAGGTTAGAGTTACATGCCTATCGATGCACTATGGAGGCATTATATGCTTCGGGTCCTTTAAGTTGGGAAAAAGAATTATTGCTTACCGATCTACGTCTATCCCTCCATATATCAAACGACGAGCATTTGatggaaataaaaaacttaGTTTCCACAAGTATTTCAAGTAGATGA
- the LOC111799186 gene encoding uncharacterized protein LOC111799186 isoform X5: MRFRKGSKVEVLSKKEVPSGSWRSAEIMSGSGHYYTVRYDKFEGGSNQTVVERVSRKAIRPCPPSLEVLENWIPGDVVEVFNDCSWKMATISEVLGKNNYLVRLLGSSSEFKVCKFDIRARRSWQDDKWVLMHKRSGNRGDDSKEDANASPRFYGLSSQIQKFQNVPNLDTWRRGSNYECSQAETMGRAGLKCRTLKKKQRYHKVVARNPSTLHEHVKSLVIQRVAVSLTAITVGYVVEFLLATMKTQMVLRVMPNLFVIWDTELTIFFCPETSHWKLKSIG, from the exons ATGAGATTCAGGAAAGGAAGCAAAGTGGAAGTGCTAAGCAAGAAGGAGGTGCCTTCAGGCTCGTGGCGTTCGGCTGAGATTATGTCTGGCAGTGGTCACTATTATACTGTTAGATATGATAAATTCGAGGGTGGGAGTAATCAAACTGTTGTCGAGAGGGTATCTCGTAAGGCTATCAGGCCTTGTCCGCCTTCTCTGGAAGTTTTAGAGAATTGGATCCCTGGCGATGTTGTGGAGGTATTCAATGATTGTTCTTGGAAAATGGCTACGATTTCTGAGGTTTTGGGGAAGAACAACTATTTGGTTAGGTTACTTGGTTCTTCTAGTGAATTCAAGGTCTGCAAATTCGACATTCGGGCAAGAAGATCATGGCAAGATGACAAATGGGTTTTGATGCACAAG AGGTCTGGCAATCGTGGCGATGATAGCAAAGAAGATGCGAATGCAAGTCCTAGATTTTATGGTCTGAGCTCCCAAATTCAGAAATTCCAAAATGTTCCCAACTTAGACACTTGGAGAAGGGGATCAAACTATGAGTGTTCTCAAGCTGAAACAATGGGTAGAGCTGGCTTGAAATGTAGAacgttgaagaagaagcaaaggTATCATAAAGTTGTTGCTCGAAATCCATCCACGTTGCACGAGCATGTAAAATCACTAGTTATCCAAAGAG TTGCAGTGTCTCTAACAGCGATCACCGTGGGTTACGTTGTCGAGTTTCTATTGGCCACAATGAAGACACAGATGGTTCTACGGGTGATGCCGAATCTTTTTGTCATTTGGGATACAGAACTGACAATTTTCTTCTGCCCAGAGACGAGCCATTGGAAGCTGAAATCCATAGGTTAG